CGTCGGATACTCAGCCGGCCGATTTGGTAAAATCGGCTCTTAGCTATTCAGCAGCCAGCGGCCTTCTGTTCGACACCCATGTCGAAGGATACGGCGGCGGCGGGAAGGTCTTCGATTGGTCACTTATTCCAGCAGGGCTCGCGCGTCGGGCCGTTTTGAGTGGTGGGTTGAGCGCGCAAAACGTCAGTGATGCGATCCATCGCGTGCGCCCGTACGCGGTCGATGTCTCTAGCGGCATCGAAACGCCGGGCGCCAAGGGCGTGAAAGATCACGCCCGGATGGCGGCGTTCGTACGCGCAGTGCGCGCAGCGGACGCCGAATGATTCCGGCGCCGCAATGCTCTCGCACGAGAGCCGCGCGCCACACTGAGAAGAGTGATCATCATGTATAACTTGCCTGACAAAAGAGGTCATTTCGGCCAATTTGGCGGCACGTTCGTCGCTGAAACGCTGGTTCACGCGCTCGACGAATTGCGTGCGGCCTACGAGAAATTCCAGAAAGATCCCGACTTCGTCGCCGAATACGAGCGCGAATTGAAGTATTTCGTCGGCCGACCGTCGCCCATTTATCACGCACAGCGTTGGAGCGAGATGCTGGGCGGCGCGCAGATGTTCCTCAAGCGAGAGGACCTGAATCACACCGGCGCGCACAAGATCAACAACGTGATCGGCCAGGCGCTGCTCGCCAAACGCATGGGCAAACCGCGCGTGATCGCGGAAACCGGCGCCGGGCAGCATGGCGTGGCCACGGCCACCATCGCTGCGCGTTTCGGCATGGAGTGCGTGGTCTACATGGGTGTCGAAGACGTGCGCCGCCAAGCCGCCAACGTGTACCGGATGAAACTGCTCGGCGCGACTGTCGTGCCGGTCGAGTCTGGCTCGCGCACCCTGAAGGACGCGTTGAATGAAGCCATGCGCGACTGGGTGACGAACGTCGAAGACACGTTCTATATCATCGGCACGGTGGCGGGACCGCATCCGTACCCGATGATGGTGCGCGACTTCCAGCGCGTGATCGGCGACGAATGCAAGGTGCAAATGCCGGAGCTGGTCGGTCGGCAACCCGATGCGGTGATCGCGTGTGTCGGCGGTGGATCGAACGCAATGGGCATCTTTTACCCGTATATTGACGACGTTTCCGTGAAGTTGATCGGCGTCGAAGCAGCCGGCGACGGCATCGAAACCGGCCGCCACGCCGCTTCGCTGATCGGCGGAAGTCCTGGCGTGCTGCACGGCAACCGCACTTACCTTCTTCAGGATGAAAACGGCCAGATCATCGAGACACATTCGGTGTCGGCGGGCCTGGATTATCCGGGAGTCGGCCCTGAGCATGCGTGGCTAAAAGAAAGCAAACGCGCGGAATACGTCGGCATCACCGACGAAGAAGCGCTCAAGGCGTTTCACGACTGTTGCCGCATCGAAGGCATTATTCCGGCGCTGGAATCTAGCCATGCGCTCGCCTACGCCGCGAAACTCGCGCCGACGCTGCCGAAAGACAAATACCTTCTGGTTAATTTGTCGGGCCGCGGCGACAAGGACATGCATACGGTCGCTGAGCGATCGGGCATTCAGTTCTGAGCGCCGCGACGATGCGCGACGAGTTCGACGAGCCGCAGCCGGCAATTGACACCACGCCGGCCGCCGAGGTATTGGCGGCCGAGGCGCCCGCAGGGCTGTTGCCGCAGGTGCCCGCCGGCATCAAGCTGTTGAACCGCGATTTTCTGTCCGATGTAGCGAACATTCCCGACGGGTCGATCGACCTGATCCTGTGCGATCCGCCTTACGGGCTCGGCAAGGATTACGGCAACGACTCCGACATGCGCACAGGCGAGGACTTCCTCGCCTGGACGCGTGGCTGGCTCGAGCTGGCTATTCCGAAGCTCAAGCCGTCGGGTTCGCTCTACATTTTCTGCACATGGCAGTACGCGCCGGAAATCTTCAGCTTCCTGAAGACAAAACTCACGATGATCAACGAAATCATCTGGGACCGGCGTGTGCCGAGCATGGGCGGAACAGTGCGCCGTTTTACTTCGGTGCATGACAACATCGGCTTTTTCGCGGTGTCGAAGGATTACTTCTTCGATCTCGATCCCGTCCGCATCCCGTACGATGCCGCCACGAAGAAGGCGCGTTCGCGTAAATTGTTCGAAGGCAGCAAGTGGCTCGAGGTTGGCTATAATCCAAAGGACGTCTGGTCGGTATCGCGTCTGCATCGGCAACACGCCGAGCGTGTCGCGCATCCCACCCAGAAGCCTCTGGAAATCGTCGAGCGTATGGTGCTGGCAAGTTGTCCGAAGGGCGGCCGCGTGCTCGACCCTTTCATGGGCAGCGGCACCACTGCAGTCGCTTGCGCCCGTCAGCAGCGCGAATTCGTCGGCTATGAGATCAATGAAAGTTACTGCGCGATCGCGCGGGAGCGCGTCAGCGCTGCCGCCGCTCCTCCGGTAGCGCGCCGGGTCAAAGCCAAAACTCAACGGCAGACCGAAGCGCAGTGAGCGTGCGATCGGCATGCTGCGCGGTAACTCAATTCGAGAATATTCCATGTCCCGTATCAAGAACACGTTTGCTGCGCTGTCCGCCCAAGGCAAAAAAGGCCTGATTCCGTTTATGACGGCCGGCGACCCCGACCCAGCCCGCACCGTCGAATTCATGCATGCGCTCGCCGCCGGCGGCGCGGATGTCATCGAACTCGGCGTGCCGTTTTCCGATCCGATGGCCGACGGGCCGGTCATCCAGCAGTCTTCGGAGCGCGCATTGGCGCACGGCGTGTCGCTGCGCCACGTGATCGCCGACGTCAAACGCTTTCGCGAAACCAACGGCACGACGCCTGTGGTGCTGATGGGCTACGCTAACCCCATCGAGCGCATGGGCGCCGAGGCTTTTGCAAAAGCAGCGAAAGAAGCCGGCGTGGACGGCGTGCTGGTTGTCGACTACCCTCCTGAAGAGTGTGCTAACTTCGCCGAACAGATGCGATCTGCGGGTATTGATCCAATCTTTCTGCTTGCGCCCACGTCGACCGACGAACGCATTGCGGAAGTCGGGAAAATCGCCAGCGGCTACGTCTATTACGTGTCGTTGAAAGGGGTGACCGGAGCGGCGAATCTGGACGTTTCCAGCATCGCGAGTAAAATCCCGGCCATCAAGTCGCGCGTCCCCCTGCCGGTGGGCGTCGGTTTCGGTATCCGCGACGCGCAAAGCGCGCGTGCGGTGGCCGAAGTGTCCGATGCCGTCGTGATCGGCAGCCGTATCGTGCAATTGCTGGAACAAGCGGCACCCGACACCGCCGCCGAGACGCTCACGCGTTTCGTCGCCGAGGTGCGCGAGGCGTTGGACAGCATCGCGACTGCCCGATAACAGTTAATTTTTGTCTTCTGTAGTGTGAGCGGCGGGCTTGTCCCGCCGTTTGCGCGACCGTAGACCCCAGAAGGATTCAATATGAGCTGGCTCGATAAACTGCTGCCGCCGAAAATCAAACAAACCGACCCGAAGAGCCGCAAGGGGATTCCGGAAGGCCTGTGGATCAAGTGCCCGTCGTGCGAAGCCGTGCTTTATCGCAATGACGTCGAGGCCAATCTGCATGTTTGCCCGAAGTGCGACCATCACATGCGCATTGGCGCGCGTGAGCGGCTCGACGGCCTGCTCGATCCGGAAGGTCGCTACGAAATCGGCCAGGAAATCGTCCCGGTCGACGCGCTCAAGTTCAAAGACAGCCGCAAGTACCCGGATCGTCTGAAAGAAGCCATGGACGACACCGACGAAACCGACGCGATGGTCGTCATGGGCGGTGCGATCCACACGCTGCCGGTAGTGGTCGCCTGCTTCGAATTCTCGTTCATGGGCGGCTCGATGGGCTCGGTGGTCGGCGAGCGCTTTGCGCGCGGCGCGCAGAACGCGCTCGAACAAAAGGTGCCGTTCATCTGCTTTACCGCTTCGGGTGGCGCGCGGATGCAGGAAAGCCTGCTGTCGCTGATGCAAATGGCGAAGACGACGGCCATGCTGACCAAGCTCGCCGAAGCCAAGCTGCCGTTCATCTCCGTGCTGACCGATCCGACCATGGGCGGCGTGTCGGCCAGTTTCGCGTTTCTCGGCGACGTGGTGATCGCGGAGCCGAAGGCGCTGATCGGCTTTGCCGGCCCGCGTGTGATCGAGCAAACCGTGCGTGAGAAGCTGCCGGAAGGTTTCCAGCGCGCCGAGTTCCTGCTGACGAAGGGTGCGATCGACATGATCGTCGATCGCCGCAAGCTGCGTGAAGAGCTCGCTCAATTGATGGCGCTCCTGAGCCATCAGCCGGCTGACGCGGTAGCGTAAGCAGGCTCCGCGGCGGAGGGTTGTCGCGCTTTATCGAGCGCGCCCACCGTCGAAAAACAGTAAAAATAGCGCGCCGCGTGAGTGATCAAGCGGCGCGCTGTCATTTCCGGGATAATCACGGTCTCGCAACGTAGCGCCGGTTTCCGGCGACGGCCAGCGCAGACGGCATAGTTTCCGCGCATAAACTGCCCGGCAGACCAGGCTCTGGCCGCAGCCGCAGCCGCAGCCGCAGCCGCAGCCGCAGCGGACCGCTCGGCGCATTTGCAATACTGCCAAATCGATTCACTCGCGATTCATCCGATGACCACATTCCCCACCCTCGACGCGTGGCTCACGCACCTCGAATCCGCGCATCCGGTCGGCATCGACATGGGTCTTTCCCGCATCAGCCAGGTGCGCGACGCAATGCGGCTGTCGTTCGCGTGTCCGGTGATCACGGTTGGCGGTACGAACGGCAAGGGCTCCACGTGCGCGATCCTCGAAGCCATTTTGCTGCGCGCAGGTTTCACGGTCGGCTGCCATACCTCGCCGCACCTGCTCTCGTTCAATGAGCGCGCGCGAGTGAACGGCGAAATGGCCAGCGATGCGGACCTGCTGCCGCACTTCGAAGCCGTCGAAGCCGCGCGCCTGAGCCTCGCCGAGCCGGTCACCCTGACGTATTTCGAATTCACGACGCTGGCGATCATGAGCCTGTTCGCGTCGCGCGGACTGGATGCGGTGATTTTCGAAGTCGGCCTGGGCGGCCGCCTCGATGCGGTCAATATCCTTGACACCGATTGCGCGATCATCACCAGCATCGATATCGATCACACGGACTATCTCGGCGACACGCGTGAAAAAATCGCCTTGGAAAAGGCCGGCATCTTCCGCCCGGGCAAGCCGGCAATTTGCGCGGATCCGGTGCCGCCGCAGTCGCTGATCGATTACGCGGAAAAAATCGGCGCGCAATTGTGGCTGTTCGGTCGCGATTTCCATTATGAAGGTCAGGCGGGTAGCGAACGCCAGCAATGGAGCTACGTCGGCCCGACCATGCGGCGTTCCGCGCTGGCCTATCCGGCGCTGCGCGGCGCGAATCAGTTGATCAACACGTCGGCGGCGCTCGCCGGTCTCGAAGCGCTGCGTGACCGCTTACCGGTGTCGGCACAGGACATCCGCCTCGGCCTTGCGAACGTGGAACTGCCGGGGCGTTTCCAGGTGCTGCCGGGCAAGCCGGCCATCGTGCTGGATGTCGGTCACAATCCGCACGCGGCCGCGGTGCTGACGCAAAACCTCGGCAATATGGGCTTTTTCCCCTACACCTACGCGGTGTTCGGCGCGATGCGCGACAAGGATATTGCCGGCGTGTTGTCGCATCTGAAAGACGAAATCGATCATTGGTGCGTGACCGATTTGCCGACGCCGCGCGCGGCGTCGGCGGAACAACTCGAAGCGGCCTTGCGCGAGCAGGGCGTAGGCGAGAGCGCCGACAGCAGCGTGACGCGCTATGCGACGCCGGCCGAGGCTTTCCAAGACGCGCTAAAACGAGCGTCAGAGAATGATAGAATCGTGGTTTTCGGCAGTTTCTATACGGTAGCGGGTGTCATGGCCTACCGTAAATCGCAGCAACACTGAACGGGCGCCAGCCTCGAACCAAGCGATTCATGGGAATTTTCTCGTTCGGCAAGAAAGACGACGCGCCCACCCGGCGCGGCGCAAATACCAGTTCCATCCGGGCCGCCCGTGGCGAGCGCGTGGAGCGGCGAACCCGCCGCACGGAGCGCACCGTCGACGCCGATGCGATGCTGCTCGACCCTACGTTGCCGGAAAAGCAGCGTGCGCGTCGCCGCCTAGTTGGCGCGATCGCAATGGTCGTGGCCGCGGTCGTCATTTTGCCGATGGTGCTGGACTCGCACCCCAAGCCCGTCACAGACGACATTTCCATCGACATTCCAAGCCGTCCCGCGCCGAAGCTCGCCAAAGCCGAGGAAGACACGCAGGCCGGTGTAGCGCCCGACAACCCCACGCCAGACGCGGCACTTGCCGCCTCCGGTCTTGGGCCGGCTACGGCGGCGAGGCAAGGCCAGTCCGGTGCCACGAAGCAACCGGGCACGGAAACGAACACAGCAACGGCAGCGCCCGCGGCCAGGCCGGCGGCGAAACCGCAGGCGGCGAGCGTCGCCGCCAATACTACGCCAGCGGCGCCCGCAGCGCCCGCCAAGCCGGCCAAACCGCCGGTCTCGCATAACGCGGCAACCGCTCCGGCGCCGACCACTGCGGCACCGGCCGCGCAAGCCCCGGGTTCCGACGACACGAACACGGCCGCCGCTGCGGACGCGAATTCCGGTACGCCGGCTTCGCCGCCGGGTAGCCGTTTCGCCGTCCAGCTCGGCGCGTTCGCGAACGACGCCAACGCACGCAGTTGGGCAGCCAAGTTGAAAGCGGCGGGTGTGCCCGCATATACCGAACATCGGAAGCAGGCTGACGGCTCCACGCTCACGTTGCTGCGTGCCGGCCCATTTGCGGACCGTGCAGCGGCAAGCGCCGCCATTGCAAAGGTTCGCGAGGCCGGCTTGACGTCTGGCGCGAACAGCGGCGCGGCACAGTAAGTCGGCGATGTTCACCGCCTTCGACTACGCTGTAATGGCGGTGATCGGTTTGTCGGCGTTGCGCGGCACGTGGCGCGGTTTCTTGTCCGAGATATTCGGGTTGATCGGCTGGATCGCGGCTTTTTTCATTGCTTGCCGCTTTGTCGGTTACGTCGTGCCGTTTATCCCGTCTAACTGGCCGGGCGGCGCGTTGACCCAGTGGCTGCTGGCCTTTGCGCTGGTAGTGATCGGTGTGGTGCTGGTGGCGAGCGTGCTGAACGCCCTCTTGAGCCGCATCGTGCAGGCAACCGGCTTGAGCGGCGTGGACCGCTCGCTCGGTTTGATGTTCGGCCTCGTGCGCGGGGTCATTCTGGTGCTGATTCTGGTCGCCCTGGCGGGCTTGACCGAACTGCCCCAACAGGAATTCTGGCGCAACGCCTTGCTTCGACCCTATGCGGTCGAGGGCGTGCACGTAATGAAACCGCTGCTTCCCGAGACGCTTGCTGCTTACGTCCGAGTGTGACGATCAGGCGAGTGGTTAGGGAAACGCAGCAGGACACCGGCGCAAACCGGCTGCCTTTACGTTCGGTCGCGTAGCTTCGAGAACGCTCCGAAGGAAGTCCCTTGGGACGCCATCGCAGGCAGCGGCCGCCATGACGAATTTCGTACCTTTGAAGGACATGCCATGTGCGGCATCGTAGGCGTAGTTTCCCACTCTCCGGTCAATCAGCTGATCTATGACAGCCTGCTGCTCCTGCAGCATCGCGGTCAGGA
Above is a genomic segment from Paraburkholderia aromaticivorans containing:
- the trpB gene encoding tryptophan synthase subunit beta encodes the protein MYNLPDKRGHFGQFGGTFVAETLVHALDELRAAYEKFQKDPDFVAEYERELKYFVGRPSPIYHAQRWSEMLGGAQMFLKREDLNHTGAHKINNVIGQALLAKRMGKPRVIAETGAGQHGVATATIAARFGMECVVYMGVEDVRRQAANVYRMKLLGATVVPVESGSRTLKDALNEAMRDWVTNVEDTFYIIGTVAGPHPYPMMVRDFQRVIGDECKVQMPELVGRQPDAVIACVGGGSNAMGIFYPYIDDVSVKLIGVEAAGDGIETGRHAASLIGGSPGVLHGNRTYLLQDENGQIIETHSVSAGLDYPGVGPEHAWLKESKRAEYVGITDEEALKAFHDCCRIEGIIPALESSHALAYAAKLAPTLPKDKYLLVNLSGRGDKDMHTVAERSGIQF
- a CDS encoding DNA-methyltransferase, which translates into the protein MRDEFDEPQPAIDTTPAAEVLAAEAPAGLLPQVPAGIKLLNRDFLSDVANIPDGSIDLILCDPPYGLGKDYGNDSDMRTGEDFLAWTRGWLELAIPKLKPSGSLYIFCTWQYAPEIFSFLKTKLTMINEIIWDRRVPSMGGTVRRFTSVHDNIGFFAVSKDYFFDLDPVRIPYDAATKKARSRKLFEGSKWLEVGYNPKDVWSVSRLHRQHAERVAHPTQKPLEIVERMVLASCPKGGRVLDPFMGSGTTAVACARQQREFVGYEINESYCAIARERVSAAAAPPVARRVKAKTQRQTEAQ
- the trpA gene encoding tryptophan synthase subunit alpha, which encodes MSRIKNTFAALSAQGKKGLIPFMTAGDPDPARTVEFMHALAAGGADVIELGVPFSDPMADGPVIQQSSERALAHGVSLRHVIADVKRFRETNGTTPVVLMGYANPIERMGAEAFAKAAKEAGVDGVLVVDYPPEECANFAEQMRSAGIDPIFLLAPTSTDERIAEVGKIASGYVYYVSLKGVTGAANLDVSSIASKIPAIKSRVPLPVGVGFGIRDAQSARAVAEVSDAVVIGSRIVQLLEQAAPDTAAETLTRFVAEVREALDSIATAR
- the accD gene encoding acetyl-CoA carboxylase, carboxyltransferase subunit beta, whose product is MSWLDKLLPPKIKQTDPKSRKGIPEGLWIKCPSCEAVLYRNDVEANLHVCPKCDHHMRIGARERLDGLLDPEGRYEIGQEIVPVDALKFKDSRKYPDRLKEAMDDTDETDAMVVMGGAIHTLPVVVACFEFSFMGGSMGSVVGERFARGAQNALEQKVPFICFTASGGARMQESLLSLMQMAKTTAMLTKLAEAKLPFISVLTDPTMGGVSASFAFLGDVVIAEPKALIGFAGPRVIEQTVREKLPEGFQRAEFLLTKGAIDMIVDRRKLREELAQLMALLSHQPADAVA
- the folC gene encoding bifunctional tetrahydrofolate synthase/dihydrofolate synthase — protein: MTTFPTLDAWLTHLESAHPVGIDMGLSRISQVRDAMRLSFACPVITVGGTNGKGSTCAILEAILLRAGFTVGCHTSPHLLSFNERARVNGEMASDADLLPHFEAVEAARLSLAEPVTLTYFEFTTLAIMSLFASRGLDAVIFEVGLGGRLDAVNILDTDCAIITSIDIDHTDYLGDTREKIALEKAGIFRPGKPAICADPVPPQSLIDYAEKIGAQLWLFGRDFHYEGQAGSERQQWSYVGPTMRRSALAYPALRGANQLINTSAALAGLEALRDRLPVSAQDIRLGLANVELPGRFQVLPGKPAIVLDVGHNPHAAAVLTQNLGNMGFFPYTYAVFGAMRDKDIAGVLSHLKDEIDHWCVTDLPTPRAASAEQLEAALREQGVGESADSSVTRYATPAEAFQDALKRASENDRIVVFGSFYTVAGVMAYRKSQQH
- a CDS encoding SPOR domain-containing protein; this translates as MGIFSFGKKDDAPTRRGANTSSIRAARGERVERRTRRTERTVDADAMLLDPTLPEKQRARRRLVGAIAMVVAAVVILPMVLDSHPKPVTDDISIDIPSRPAPKLAKAEEDTQAGVAPDNPTPDAALAASGLGPATAARQGQSGATKQPGTETNTATAAPAARPAAKPQAASVAANTTPAAPAAPAKPAKPPVSHNAATAPAPTTAAPAAQAPGSDDTNTAAAADANSGTPASPPGSRFAVQLGAFANDANARSWAAKLKAAGVPAYTEHRKQADGSTLTLLRAGPFADRAAASAAIAKVREAGLTSGANSGAAQ
- a CDS encoding CvpA family protein → MFTAFDYAVMAVIGLSALRGTWRGFLSEIFGLIGWIAAFFIACRFVGYVVPFIPSNWPGGALTQWLLAFALVVIGVVLVASVLNALLSRIVQATGLSGVDRSLGLMFGLVRGVILVLILVALAGLTELPQQEFWRNALLRPYAVEGVHVMKPLLPETLAAYVRV